The window GCAAGTTCAGACCAATTGTGAATGTCTTTCTCATCCTTAACAGTATATGAGTTAGCTGCAACAATAATTGTTAAAATCGTTACAGGCAAACTTACTGCATTATCCAAATTTGTTCTCCTTGTTAGCTCGCGGTCATAAAGACTCTTATAAAATGAATAGCTATCCATATCAGTTGTGATTTAATCGGTGAAAGAACCAACTATTAACTAACCGATATAAGTTTCTCTTACTTGGTTTATTTCTCATTATCATCTATTTCTCCAATAGTTAAAGAATCATTTAATTTAAATGTGATGCATTTCGAATTATATATACTTTCTTGTTGAACAATTAAGTACGATTCGTATATTTTAATAAGTCTAAGCTCTTCGGACTCTATAATAAGTAAAGCTTCAACTTCCTTTTCGTCATTATCGAAAGAGGCGATTCTTATTGTTGCACTACTAGGACCAACTTTATAACTACCAGTTAAATCTTCGAACTTATAACTCCTTACTTCTTGTAAAATCGACTTACCGTAATTCTCAGCCAAAAGCTTGTTTAATCTTTCTAGCTCACTGATGCCTAAACGATTAGATGAATGATGATGGGTTTCATAAAGCGTCTCCCTTACGTAATAGTTCACTCTGCTATTTCCTTTGTCGATTAAGCCACTTATCATTGCATCTTCCAGCTTTATTACCTTTCTTAATTTCATTTTCTTTATTATTGAATAACTATTTTATAATTTCCAGAATAGTCCTCATCATTTATATTAAGTATATGCCAAGCTTTTACCTCGTGAGTCAAACTAGTCGGCTCTCCACAGTATATAACTTAAAAGCGTTTAAATGTAGATTTAGTCCTAGCAACTCTTTCTCTATTTACATCCAGCATTTCAGTGATATGATCAGCCGTTTCATCCAAGTGATATTTAACCAATGAGTTAGGAATCCTCAGTGTAAGGTAACCTTTAAGAAAAGAATAATATGTACGTTTCAAATCGGATAGAGCTTGTTTATCACTATAATTATGGTGACCACCATCAACTTCAATATTAACTTTGGCTTGTGGTATGGCAATATCTATATGCTTGTAGCCATCAAACTTTTCTAATTGAGCAGGCACACCACGTTCTTTCAAAGCAAAATATAGAGACATTGCAGGAACAGTGCTAAATAATTCTTGTTGTTTAACCCATTTTTGATGGGGCATACAAAGTGGTATACCAAAGTAATCATGAGAGTAATCATATACTTGTGAACTAATTCCGCAACCACATTCTAGACAAGCTGCTATTTTGTTGTAAGAGTTCATCGATTGGCTATTGATTGATTATTTCGTCAATTACTGAAGCCTTCCAAACAATGCCAAGCTGTGCTTGCAATTCATCGTTAGCTCCAATTCTACCTGAATATATACCGACTAGTTTTGTATAATTGTTACTTAGCTTTCCATCATCAAAGATTGAGACTGCGCGCCTTTCCTTTAAAATGACAGGAGAACCAGACATCCCACTTCGGGAAGCGGTATCAACAAACATTTTTGGAACTCCACCAATATCAATTACCGGTTCAGATGCTATAGATGCCCTTTTCCAAATTGGGAAGAAACCTCCTCCAGTATTGTTAAATGGAAAACCCAAGACATATATATCTTGCCCTATATGAACTTCTGTGTCTTCATTGTGGGGTTCAACAAATTGATCTATTGAAAATGCAACTAGATTATCTGGCACTACAATAGGTATGGCAACAACATCAACGCCTTGTTTATAAACTGGGTGCTCAATCCACAATTTATTATCTTCTTCATCCAATAATCTAATATTTAAAGTAGACCAGCTAATATTTGTTGTGCGCTCACCAACACTATACCTGTTTTTATCGACTAAATAGAGATTAAGATTATTAGGAAAGCAGATTGTCCCAGTTAAGAACTCCATTGTTTCTGGATTTTGCCCTGTCACATTATGCCAATTAGTAATTAGATATGATTTTGTATCTCTAATTATTACAAAACTAGTTCCAAAAGCAAGGTGCGTGTCATCAAATCTAAGATCAATTAGATAAGATGCCCAAGTGAAATTGTCTGATTTTGCGTCTTTCATAGTTTTACTTTAGACTCCAAATATTCAACTGTTAGTTGAGTTTCTTCAAGAATTCGAGGGAACTGATTTGGCACTTGTTTCCATTTCTCCAAAAGCCCTTTTAATGTTCTAAGACTATAAGGATAATAACGTTTGAAATGTCTTAGCTCAAAGATAATCGCCGTTTGTCTATCAACGTACATTGTTCCCATCTCATCTTCAGGTTGAACTAATTCTTTGAGCAGTTTATGAAACTGCTCAAATTCCTTTAGATTCTGCTCACGCTTTCTTGTATCAAGGTATTGTATTACAGTCCAACAAAATGAGGCTAGACCTGCAATAACACTTAATAATACTGTAATATTGATAGTTGCCATAGCTCTAATATATAGTTATGATAATGTTTATATTCTTGCCCATATTTCTCTAGCTAATTGGCGTGACTGTAAACCAAAGCCATTTACTTCCCCTG is drawn from Pedobacter sp. HDW13 and contains these coding sequences:
- a CDS encoding trypsin-like peptidase domain-containing protein; this translates as MKDAKSDNFTWASYLIDLRFDDTHLAFGTSFVIIRDTKSYLITNWHNVTGQNPETMEFLTGTICFPNNLNLYLVDKNRYSVGERTTNISWSTLNIRLLDEEDNKLWIEHPVYKQGVDVVAIPIVVPDNLVAFSIDQFVEPHNEDTEVHIGQDIYVLGFPFNNTGGGFFPIWKRASIASEPVIDIGGVPKMFVDTASRSGMSGSPVILKERRAVSIFDDGKLSNNYTKLVGIYSGRIGANDELQAQLGIVWKASVIDEIINQ
- a CDS encoding endonuclease domain-containing protein, giving the protein MNSYNKIAACLECGCGISSQVYDYSHDYFGIPLCMPHQKWVKQQELFSTVPAMSLYFALKERGVPAQLEKFDGYKHIDIAIPQAKVNIEVDGGHHNYSDKQALSDLKRTYYSFLKGYLTLRIPNSLVKYHLDETADHITEMLDVNRERVARTKSTFKRF